From a region of the Poecile atricapillus isolate bPoeAtr1 chromosome 4, bPoeAtr1.hap1, whole genome shotgun sequence genome:
- the TAPT1 gene encoding transmembrane anterior posterior transformation protein 1 homolog isoform X4, with translation MAYDRREEHFHFLYRMECGVTGIPPCSHRGLTASDRRLLQPAQVCDMLKGVILVICYFMMHYVDYSMMYHLIRGQSVIKLYIIYNMLEVADRLISSFGQDILDALYWTATEPKERKRAHIGVIPHFFMAVLYVFLHAILIMVQATTLNVAFNSHNKSLLTIMMSNNFVEIKGSVFKKFEKNNLFQMSNSDIKERFTNYVLLLIVCLRNMEQFSWNPDHLWVLFPDVCMVVASEIAVDIVKHAFITKFNDITADVYSEYRASLAFDLVSSRQKNAYTDYSDSVSRRMGFIPLPLAVLLIRVVTSSIKVQGVLAYVCVVLFYCGLISLKVLNSIVLLGKSCQYVKEAKMEEKLFNPILTATPGKPAGKQQGTYKSTQGISTDENGSTSVTNQPVHQKENMPSLLVTSNSDQFLTTPDGEEKDISQDSSELKHRSAKKDLLEIDRFTICGNRID, from the exons TGACAGACGTTTGCTACAACCTGCTCAGGTATGTGACATGCTCAAAGGAGTTATATTGGTCATCTGCTACTTCATGATGCACTATGTTGACTACTCTATGATGTATCATCTGATAAGGGGACAGTCTGTCATAAAGCTCTACATCATCTATAACATGCTTGAG GTGGCTGATCGTCTGATTTCTTCATTTGGACAAGATATTTTGGATGCTCTTTACTGGACAGCTACAGAAcctaaggaaagaaaaagagctcACATAGGTGTGATTCCTCACTTCTTCATGGCAGTGCTGTATGTCT TCCTGCATGCTATTCTTATAATGGTTCAAGCAACAACCCTTAATGTGGCCTTCAACTCTCACAATAAATCACTGCTTACCATCATGATGTCCAATAAT TTTGTCGAAATAAAAGGAAGTGTTTTCAAGAAGTTTGAGAAGAACAATCTCTTTCAAATGTCAAACAGTG ATATAAAGGAGAGGTTCACCAATTACGTGCTGCTACTAATTGTATGTCTAAGAAACATGGAACAGTTCTCATGGAATCCAG ATCACCTCTGGGTGTTATTCCCGGATGTTTGCATGGTGGTTGCTTCAGAAATTGCAGTAGATATCGTGAAACATGCCTTTATAACAAAATTCAATGACATCACAGCAGAT GTCTACAGTGAATACAGAGCCAGTCTTGCATTTGACCTTGTTAGCAGTCGACAGAAAAAT GCATATACAGATTATAGTGATTCAGTTTCCAGAAGAATGGGTTTCATTCCTCTTCCACTGGCTGTTCTA CTCATCAGAGTCGTTACAAGCTCAATAAAAGTACAAGGAGTCTTAGCTTATGTTTGTGTTGTGCTGTTCTACTGTGG attaataTCTCTCAAAGTCCTTAACAGCATTGTATTGCTGGGGAAATCATGCCAATATGTAAAGGAAGCAAAAATGGAGGAGAAATTATTCAATCCTATCCTGACTGCCACCCCAGGGAAGCCAGCTGGCAAACAGCAAGGCACATATAAATCTACCCAAG GAATTTCCACAGATGAAAACGGTTCTACATCAGTTACCAATCAACCGGTGCATCAGAAGGAGAATATGCCATCTTTACTTGTTACAAGCAATTCTGATCAATTTCTGACAACTCCtgatggagaagaaaaagatataaGCCAAGACAGTTCAGAATTAAAACACAGGTCTGCAAAGAAAGACTTGCTGGAGATAGACAGGTTTACTATTTGTGGAAACAGAATTGactaa